One stretch of Strix uralensis isolate ZFMK-TIS-50842 chromosome 17, bStrUra1, whole genome shotgun sequence DNA includes these proteins:
- the GTF2H3 gene encoding general transcription factor IIH subunit 3 isoform X3 yields MSADDELSLLVIVIDTNPIWWGKKALGEAEQFTLSRCIDAAMVLGNSHLFMNRTNRLAVIASHTQESRFLYPGKGWAFADLFGDGGSSMESNCSGSKDGKYELLTAINDAIAEEIKDLMTKTDMRGQQTETLLAGSLAKALCYINKMSKEVKANQEMKSRILVIKAAEDSALQYMNFMNVIFAAQKQSILIDACVLDSDSGLLQQACDITGGIYLKVPHMPSLLQYLLWVFLPDQEQRSQLVLPPPIHVDYRAACFCHRNLIEIGYVCSVCLSIFCNFSPICSTCETAFKISLPPVMKAKKKKLKLAV; encoded by the exons ATGAGCGCGG ATGATGAGCTGAGCCTGCTGGTCATCGTCATTGACACCAACCCGATCTGGTGGGGAAAGAAGGCGCTGGGAGAAGCCGAG cagttcacCTTATCAAGATGCATCGATGCAGCGATGGTACTGGGAAACTCGCACTTATTTATGAATCGCACCAACAGACTCGCTGTAATAGCAAGTCACACGCAAGAAAG cCGTTTCTTGTACCCCGGGAAGGGTTGGGCTTTTGCAGATCTCTTTGGAGATGGTGGTAGTTCCATGGAATCTAATTGCTCTGGCAGCAAGGATGGAAAATATGAATTGTTAACAGCAATAAATGATGCAATTGCAGAAGAGATTAAAGACCTCATgacaaaaa CTGACATGAGGGGCCAGCAAACAGAAACTCTGTTAGCAGGATCACTAGCTAAAGCACTTTGTT ATATCAACAAGATGAGCAAAGAGGTAAAAG CCAATCAAGAAATGAAATCAAGGATTTTG GtcataaaagcagcagaagacagTGCATTGCAATATATGAATTTCATGAATGTGATCTTTGCAGCACAGAAACAG AGTATTTTGATTGATGCCTGTGTCTTGGATTCTGACTCAGGTCTTCTACAACAG GCTTGTGACATTACAGGTGGCATATATTTGAAAGTGCCCCACATGCCATCCCTTCTGCAGTATTTGTTG TGGGTATTTCTCCCTGATCAAGAGCAAAGATCACAGCTTGTCCTTCCACCTCCTATTCATGTCGACTACAGAGCTGCATGCTTCTGTCATCGAAATCTCATTGAAATTGGTTACGTGTGCTCTGTGTGCTTGTCAA tattcTGCAACTTCAGTCCTATTTGTAGTACATGCGA gactgcTTTCAAAATATCATTGCCCCCTGTCATGAAAGctaagaagaagaaattaaagttaGCTGTGTAA
- the GTF2H3 gene encoding general transcription factor IIH subunit 3 isoform X1 encodes MSADDELSLLVIVIDTNPIWWGKKALGEAEQFTLSRCIDAAMVLGNSHLFMNRTNRLAVIASHTQESRFLYPGKGWAFADLFGDGGSSMESNCSGSKDGKYELLTAINDAIAEEIKDLMTKTDMRGQQTETLLAGSLAKALCSNVDINKMSKEVKANQEMKSRILVIKAAEDSALQYMNFMNVIFAAQKQSILIDACVLDSDSGLLQQACDITGGIYLKVPHMPSLLQYLLWVFLPDQEQRSQLVLPPPIHVDYRAACFCHRNLIEIGYVCSVCLSIFCNFSPICSTCETAFKISLPPVMKAKKKKLKLAV; translated from the exons ATGAGCGCGG ATGATGAGCTGAGCCTGCTGGTCATCGTCATTGACACCAACCCGATCTGGTGGGGAAAGAAGGCGCTGGGAGAAGCCGAG cagttcacCTTATCAAGATGCATCGATGCAGCGATGGTACTGGGAAACTCGCACTTATTTATGAATCGCACCAACAGACTCGCTGTAATAGCAAGTCACACGCAAGAAAG cCGTTTCTTGTACCCCGGGAAGGGTTGGGCTTTTGCAGATCTCTTTGGAGATGGTGGTAGTTCCATGGAATCTAATTGCTCTGGCAGCAAGGATGGAAAATATGAATTGTTAACAGCAATAAATGATGCAATTGCAGAAGAGATTAAAGACCTCATgacaaaaa CTGACATGAGGGGCCAGCAAACAGAAACTCTGTTAGCAGGATCACTAGCTAAAGCACTTTGTT CTAATGTAGATATCAACAAGATGAGCAAAGAGGTAAAAG CCAATCAAGAAATGAAATCAAGGATTTTG GtcataaaagcagcagaagacagTGCATTGCAATATATGAATTTCATGAATGTGATCTTTGCAGCACAGAAACAG AGTATTTTGATTGATGCCTGTGTCTTGGATTCTGACTCAGGTCTTCTACAACAG GCTTGTGACATTACAGGTGGCATATATTTGAAAGTGCCCCACATGCCATCCCTTCTGCAGTATTTGTTG TGGGTATTTCTCCCTGATCAAGAGCAAAGATCACAGCTTGTCCTTCCACCTCCTATTCATGTCGACTACAGAGCTGCATGCTTCTGTCATCGAAATCTCATTGAAATTGGTTACGTGTGCTCTGTGTGCTTGTCAA tattcTGCAACTTCAGTCCTATTTGTAGTACATGCGA gactgcTTTCAAAATATCATTGCCCCCTGTCATGAAAGctaagaagaagaaattaaagttaGCTGTGTAA
- the GTF2H3 gene encoding general transcription factor IIH subunit 3 isoform X4, with translation MSADDELSLLVIVIDTNPIWWGKKALGEAEFTLSRCIDAAMVLGNSHLFMNRTNRLAVIASHTQESRFLYPGKGWAFADLFGDGGSSMESNCSGSKDGKYELLTAINDAIAEEIKDLMTKTDMRGQQTETLLAGSLAKALCYINKMSKEVKANQEMKSRILVIKAAEDSALQYMNFMNVIFAAQKQSILIDACVLDSDSGLLQQACDITGGIYLKVPHMPSLLQYLLWVFLPDQEQRSQLVLPPPIHVDYRAACFCHRNLIEIGYVCSVCLSIFCNFSPICSTCETAFKISLPPVMKAKKKKLKLAV, from the exons ATGAGCGCGG ATGATGAGCTGAGCCTGCTGGTCATCGTCATTGACACCAACCCGATCTGGTGGGGAAAGAAGGCGCTGGGAGAAGCCGAG ttcacCTTATCAAGATGCATCGATGCAGCGATGGTACTGGGAAACTCGCACTTATTTATGAATCGCACCAACAGACTCGCTGTAATAGCAAGTCACACGCAAGAAAG cCGTTTCTTGTACCCCGGGAAGGGTTGGGCTTTTGCAGATCTCTTTGGAGATGGTGGTAGTTCCATGGAATCTAATTGCTCTGGCAGCAAGGATGGAAAATATGAATTGTTAACAGCAATAAATGATGCAATTGCAGAAGAGATTAAAGACCTCATgacaaaaa CTGACATGAGGGGCCAGCAAACAGAAACTCTGTTAGCAGGATCACTAGCTAAAGCACTTTGTT ATATCAACAAGATGAGCAAAGAGGTAAAAG CCAATCAAGAAATGAAATCAAGGATTTTG GtcataaaagcagcagaagacagTGCATTGCAATATATGAATTTCATGAATGTGATCTTTGCAGCACAGAAACAG AGTATTTTGATTGATGCCTGTGTCTTGGATTCTGACTCAGGTCTTCTACAACAG GCTTGTGACATTACAGGTGGCATATATTTGAAAGTGCCCCACATGCCATCCCTTCTGCAGTATTTGTTG TGGGTATTTCTCCCTGATCAAGAGCAAAGATCACAGCTTGTCCTTCCACCTCCTATTCATGTCGACTACAGAGCTGCATGCTTCTGTCATCGAAATCTCATTGAAATTGGTTACGTGTGCTCTGTGTGCTTGTCAA tattcTGCAACTTCAGTCCTATTTGTAGTACATGCGA gactgcTTTCAAAATATCATTGCCCCCTGTCATGAAAGctaagaagaagaaattaaagttaGCTGTGTAA
- the GTF2H3 gene encoding general transcription factor IIH subunit 3 isoform X5 has protein sequence MVLGNSHLFMNRTNRLAVIASHTQESRFLYPGKGWAFADLFGDGGSSMESNCSGSKDGKYELLTAINDAIAEEIKDLMTKTDMRGQQTETLLAGSLAKALCSNVDINKMSKEVKANQEMKSRILVIKAAEDSALQYMNFMNVIFAAQKQSILIDACVLDSDSGLLQQACDITGGIYLKVPHMPSLLQYLLWVFLPDQEQRSQLVLPPPIHVDYRAACFCHRNLIEIGYVCSVCLSIFCNFSPICSTCETAFKISLPPVMKAKKKKLKLAV, from the exons ATGGTACTGGGAAACTCGCACTTATTTATGAATCGCACCAACAGACTCGCTGTAATAGCAAGTCACACGCAAGAAAG cCGTTTCTTGTACCCCGGGAAGGGTTGGGCTTTTGCAGATCTCTTTGGAGATGGTGGTAGTTCCATGGAATCTAATTGCTCTGGCAGCAAGGATGGAAAATATGAATTGTTAACAGCAATAAATGATGCAATTGCAGAAGAGATTAAAGACCTCATgacaaaaa CTGACATGAGGGGCCAGCAAACAGAAACTCTGTTAGCAGGATCACTAGCTAAAGCACTTTGTT CTAATGTAGATATCAACAAGATGAGCAAAGAGGTAAAAG CCAATCAAGAAATGAAATCAAGGATTTTG GtcataaaagcagcagaagacagTGCATTGCAATATATGAATTTCATGAATGTGATCTTTGCAGCACAGAAACAG AGTATTTTGATTGATGCCTGTGTCTTGGATTCTGACTCAGGTCTTCTACAACAG GCTTGTGACATTACAGGTGGCATATATTTGAAAGTGCCCCACATGCCATCCCTTCTGCAGTATTTGTTG TGGGTATTTCTCCCTGATCAAGAGCAAAGATCACAGCTTGTCCTTCCACCTCCTATTCATGTCGACTACAGAGCTGCATGCTTCTGTCATCGAAATCTCATTGAAATTGGTTACGTGTGCTCTGTGTGCTTGTCAA tattcTGCAACTTCAGTCCTATTTGTAGTACATGCGA gactgcTTTCAAAATATCATTGCCCCCTGTCATGAAAGctaagaagaagaaattaaagttaGCTGTGTAA
- the GTF2H3 gene encoding general transcription factor IIH subunit 3 isoform X2 gives MSADDELSLLVIVIDTNPIWWGKKALGEAEFTLSRCIDAAMVLGNSHLFMNRTNRLAVIASHTQESRFLYPGKGWAFADLFGDGGSSMESNCSGSKDGKYELLTAINDAIAEEIKDLMTKTDMRGQQTETLLAGSLAKALCSNVDINKMSKEVKANQEMKSRILVIKAAEDSALQYMNFMNVIFAAQKQSILIDACVLDSDSGLLQQACDITGGIYLKVPHMPSLLQYLLWVFLPDQEQRSQLVLPPPIHVDYRAACFCHRNLIEIGYVCSVCLSIFCNFSPICSTCETAFKISLPPVMKAKKKKLKLAV, from the exons ATGAGCGCGG ATGATGAGCTGAGCCTGCTGGTCATCGTCATTGACACCAACCCGATCTGGTGGGGAAAGAAGGCGCTGGGAGAAGCCGAG ttcacCTTATCAAGATGCATCGATGCAGCGATGGTACTGGGAAACTCGCACTTATTTATGAATCGCACCAACAGACTCGCTGTAATAGCAAGTCACACGCAAGAAAG cCGTTTCTTGTACCCCGGGAAGGGTTGGGCTTTTGCAGATCTCTTTGGAGATGGTGGTAGTTCCATGGAATCTAATTGCTCTGGCAGCAAGGATGGAAAATATGAATTGTTAACAGCAATAAATGATGCAATTGCAGAAGAGATTAAAGACCTCATgacaaaaa CTGACATGAGGGGCCAGCAAACAGAAACTCTGTTAGCAGGATCACTAGCTAAAGCACTTTGTT CTAATGTAGATATCAACAAGATGAGCAAAGAGGTAAAAG CCAATCAAGAAATGAAATCAAGGATTTTG GtcataaaagcagcagaagacagTGCATTGCAATATATGAATTTCATGAATGTGATCTTTGCAGCACAGAAACAG AGTATTTTGATTGATGCCTGTGTCTTGGATTCTGACTCAGGTCTTCTACAACAG GCTTGTGACATTACAGGTGGCATATATTTGAAAGTGCCCCACATGCCATCCCTTCTGCAGTATTTGTTG TGGGTATTTCTCCCTGATCAAGAGCAAAGATCACAGCTTGTCCTTCCACCTCCTATTCATGTCGACTACAGAGCTGCATGCTTCTGTCATCGAAATCTCATTGAAATTGGTTACGTGTGCTCTGTGTGCTTGTCAA tattcTGCAACTTCAGTCCTATTTGTAGTACATGCGA gactgcTTTCAAAATATCATTGCCCCCTGTCATGAAAGctaagaagaagaaattaaagttaGCTGTGTAA
- the EIF2B1 gene encoding translation initiation factor eIF2B subunit alpha, producing MSTEDLIETFRAQLRDDPDVASAVAAIRALLGFLKQDRGETIQGLRSSLLAAIDTLSRVDSSVAVSSGGELFLRFISLTSLEYSDYSKCKEIMIERGEIFLRKVSLSRNKIAKLCHPFIRDGARILTHAYSRVVLRVLEAAVESKKRFSVYVTESQPDQAGQKMAKALRKLNIPVTVILDAAVGYIMEKVDLVLVGAEGVVESGGIINKIGTNQIAVCAKAQNKPFYVVAESFKFVRLFPLNQQDVPDKFKYKADTLKTSQNLTEEHPWIDYTSPSLITLLFTDLGVLTPSAVSDELIKLYL from the exons ATGAGCACGGAGG ACTTGATCGAGACCTTCAGGGCGCAGCTGAGGGACGACCCCGACGTCGCCTCGGCCGTGGCCGCCATCCGCGCGCTGCTGGGCTTCCTCAAGCAGGACCGAG GAGAGACCATCCAGGGCCTGCGGAGCAGTCTGCTGGCCGCCATCGACACCCTGTCCCGGGTGGACTCCTCGGTGGCCGTCTCCTCCGGTGGGGAGCTCTTCCTGCGCTTCATCAGCCTCACCTCCCTGGAGTACTCG GATTACTCCAAGTGCAAAGAAATCATGATCGAGCGTGGGGAGATCTTCCTGAGGAAAGTCTCTCTCTCGAGGAACAAAATCGCCAAGCTGTGTCATCCTTTCATCAGAGATGGTGCC cgAATATTGACACATGCCTACTCAAGAGTGGTCCTCAGGGTGTTAGAAGCAGCTGTCGAGTCAAAGAAACGATTCAGTGTTTATGTTACTGAATCACAGCCAGATCAAGCAGG gcaaaaAATGGCAAAAGCCCTGAGGAAGCTGAACATTCCTGTGACTGTGATTCTAGATGCTGCAGTTGG CTACATTATGGAGAAAGTGGACCTGGTGTTAGTTGGTGCTGAAGGTGTAGTTGAAAGCGGAGGCATTATTAACAAG ATTGGCACTAATCAAATTGCTGTGTGTGCCAAAGCTCAGAATAAGCCATTTTACGTGGTAGCAGAAAGTTTCAAGTTTGTAAGACTTTTCCCTCTAAATCAGCAGGATGTCCCAGATAAATTTAAG TACAAAGCAGACACTCTGAAAACAAGTCAGAATCTAACAGAGGAGCATCCCTGGATTGACTACACATCCCCATCACTAATTACGTTACTGTTTACAGACCTCGGTGTGTTAACTCCATCAGCTGTCAGCGATGAACTTATTAAACTCTACCTGTAA